The following are encoded together in the Zingiber officinale cultivar Zhangliang chromosome 8A, Zo_v1.1, whole genome shotgun sequence genome:
- the LOC122008298 gene encoding transcription factor NIGT1-like isoform X1 — protein MITRCLTSAPDQAMDFSCSDYVRALEEERKKIQVFRRELPLCMQLVTQAIESFRQRMDDRPVLEEFIPLKPSSSSSSKERFTDAQKSMPPPATGSSEKLDWLKSVQLWNQSAETEAEPPPPPPMKPIAVGANGGAFHPFVRENKVAAAASSNASKGDVCGGGGDGGSDDKKEGQSQSQSHKKTRRCWSPELHRRFLHALEQLGGAQVATPKQIKELMKVDGLTNDEVKSHLQKYRLYHQRQSPEAKGTDSIHHVPQFVLMRGVWVPPQDSPAAVEIPGSGSPTPRVYTPVAALASDLRFKQQKPSMAQTRGKNNDDDDDDGASNSSSSQTTTASPQRDPPNLSQGPRQQSTWMLKLEKSTSEDQWTHQKWVERYSTSTVDRV, from the exons ATGATCACGAGGTGTTTGACCTCGGCTCCCGACCAAGCCATGGATTTTTCTTGCAGTGACTACGTCCGCGCGCTTGAGGAGGAGCGCAAGAAGATACAAGTGTTCCGTAGAGAGTTGCCTCTTTGTATGCAACTCGTCACTCAAG CCATCGAAAGCTTCAGGCAAAGGATGGATGATAGGCCTGTGCTGGAGGAGTTCATTCCGTTGAAGCCGAGCTCGTCATCGTCCTCGAAAGAGAGATTTACAGATGCTCAGAAGAGCATGCCACCGCCGGCGACCGGATCGTCTGAGAAGCTGGATTGGCTTAAGTCGGTCCAGCTGTGGAATCAGAGTGCAGAAACAGAGGCC gagcctcctcctcctcctcctatgAAGCCGATAGCAGTCGGTGCTAACGGAGGAGCATTTCATCCTTTTGTAAGAGAAAATAAAGTTGCTGCAGCGGCAAGCTCAAATGCTAGCAAAGGAGACGTTTGTGGTGGAGGAGGTGATGGTGGCAGCGATGACAAGAAGGAAGGTCAGTCTCAGTCTCAGTCTCATAAGAAGACAAGACGGTGTTGGTCGCCGGAGCTCCACCGCCGGTTTCTCCATGCCCTCGAGCAGCTCGGTGGCGCTCAAG TTGCAACGCCAAAGCAAATCAAGGAGCTAATGAAGGTGGATGGCCTGACCAACGACGAAGTTAAGAGCCATTTACAG AAATATCGACTATACCACCAGAGGCAGAGCCCTGAAGCTAAAGGCACCGATAGCATCCATCATGTTCCACAGTTTGTGTTAATGAGAGGCGTATGGGTTCCACCTCAGGACTCCCCAGCAGCAGTAGAAATTCCTGGTTCTGGTTCACCTACTCCTCGTGTTTACACCCCTGTGGCTGCACTGGCATCAGACTTAAgattcaagcagcagaagcctaGCATGGCACAAACAAGAGGAAAAAATAatgacgacgacgacgatgatGGTGCATCCAACTCTTCCTCTTCACAGACGACAACAGCCTCACCTCAGC GGGATCCACCAAATTTGAGTCAAGGACCAAGACAGCAGTCGACATGGATGTTAAAATTAGAGAAGTCAACTTCAGAGGACCAATGGACCCACCAAAAGTGGGTCGAGCGGTATTCGACGTCAACTGTCGATCGGGTTTGA
- the LOC122008298 gene encoding transcription factor NIGT1-like isoform X2, whose translation MNKANDYVRALEEERKKIQVFRRELPLCMQLVTQAIESFRQRMDDRPVLEEFIPLKPSSSSSSKERFTDAQKSMPPPATGSSEKLDWLKSVQLWNQSAETEAEPPPPPPMKPIAVGANGGAFHPFVRENKVAAAASSNASKGDVCGGGGDGGSDDKKEGQSQSQSHKKTRRCWSPELHRRFLHALEQLGGAQVATPKQIKELMKVDGLTNDEVKSHLQKYRLYHQRQSPEAKGTDSIHHVPQFVLMRGVWVPPQDSPAAVEIPGSGSPTPRVYTPVAALASDLRFKQQKPSMAQTRGKNNDDDDDDGASNSSSSQTTTASPQRDPPNLSQGPRQQSTWMLKLEKSTSEDQWTHQKWVERYSTSTVDRV comes from the exons ATGAACAAAGCGAA TGACTACGTCCGCGCGCTTGAGGAGGAGCGCAAGAAGATACAAGTGTTCCGTAGAGAGTTGCCTCTTTGTATGCAACTCGTCACTCAAG CCATCGAAAGCTTCAGGCAAAGGATGGATGATAGGCCTGTGCTGGAGGAGTTCATTCCGTTGAAGCCGAGCTCGTCATCGTCCTCGAAAGAGAGATTTACAGATGCTCAGAAGAGCATGCCACCGCCGGCGACCGGATCGTCTGAGAAGCTGGATTGGCTTAAGTCGGTCCAGCTGTGGAATCAGAGTGCAGAAACAGAGGCC gagcctcctcctcctcctcctatgAAGCCGATAGCAGTCGGTGCTAACGGAGGAGCATTTCATCCTTTTGTAAGAGAAAATAAAGTTGCTGCAGCGGCAAGCTCAAATGCTAGCAAAGGAGACGTTTGTGGTGGAGGAGGTGATGGTGGCAGCGATGACAAGAAGGAAGGTCAGTCTCAGTCTCAGTCTCATAAGAAGACAAGACGGTGTTGGTCGCCGGAGCTCCACCGCCGGTTTCTCCATGCCCTCGAGCAGCTCGGTGGCGCTCAAG TTGCAACGCCAAAGCAAATCAAGGAGCTAATGAAGGTGGATGGCCTGACCAACGACGAAGTTAAGAGCCATTTACAG AAATATCGACTATACCACCAGAGGCAGAGCCCTGAAGCTAAAGGCACCGATAGCATCCATCATGTTCCACAGTTTGTGTTAATGAGAGGCGTATGGGTTCCACCTCAGGACTCCCCAGCAGCAGTAGAAATTCCTGGTTCTGGTTCACCTACTCCTCGTGTTTACACCCCTGTGGCTGCACTGGCATCAGACTTAAgattcaagcagcagaagcctaGCATGGCACAAACAAGAGGAAAAAATAatgacgacgacgacgatgatGGTGCATCCAACTCTTCCTCTTCACAGACGACAACAGCCTCACCTCAGC GGGATCCACCAAATTTGAGTCAAGGACCAAGACAGCAGTCGACATGGATGTTAAAATTAGAGAAGTCAACTTCAGAGGACCAATGGACCCACCAAAAGTGGGTCGAGCGGTATTCGACGTCAACTGTCGATCGGGTTTGA
- the LOC122008298 gene encoding transcription factor NIGT1-like isoform X4 — translation MITRCLTSAPDQAMDFSCSDYVRALEEERKKIQVFRRELPLCMQLVTQAIESFRQRMDDRPVLEEFIPLKPSSSSSSKERFTDAQKSMPPPATGSSEKLDWLKSVQLWNQSAETEAEPPPPPPMKPIAVGANGGAFHPFVRENKVAAAASSNASKGDVCGGGGDGGSDDKKEGQSQSQSHKKTRRCWSPELHRRFLHALEQLGGAQVATPKQIKELMKVDGLTNDEVKSHLQKYRLYHQRQSPEAKGTDSIHHVPQFVLMRGVWVPPQDSPAAVEIPGSGSPTPRVYTPVAALASDLRFKQQKPSMAQTRGKNNDDDDDDGASNSSSSQTTTASPQR, via the exons ATGATCACGAGGTGTTTGACCTCGGCTCCCGACCAAGCCATGGATTTTTCTTGCAGTGACTACGTCCGCGCGCTTGAGGAGGAGCGCAAGAAGATACAAGTGTTCCGTAGAGAGTTGCCTCTTTGTATGCAACTCGTCACTCAAG CCATCGAAAGCTTCAGGCAAAGGATGGATGATAGGCCTGTGCTGGAGGAGTTCATTCCGTTGAAGCCGAGCTCGTCATCGTCCTCGAAAGAGAGATTTACAGATGCTCAGAAGAGCATGCCACCGCCGGCGACCGGATCGTCTGAGAAGCTGGATTGGCTTAAGTCGGTCCAGCTGTGGAATCAGAGTGCAGAAACAGAGGCC gagcctcctcctcctcctcctatgAAGCCGATAGCAGTCGGTGCTAACGGAGGAGCATTTCATCCTTTTGTAAGAGAAAATAAAGTTGCTGCAGCGGCAAGCTCAAATGCTAGCAAAGGAGACGTTTGTGGTGGAGGAGGTGATGGTGGCAGCGATGACAAGAAGGAAGGTCAGTCTCAGTCTCAGTCTCATAAGAAGACAAGACGGTGTTGGTCGCCGGAGCTCCACCGCCGGTTTCTCCATGCCCTCGAGCAGCTCGGTGGCGCTCAAG TTGCAACGCCAAAGCAAATCAAGGAGCTAATGAAGGTGGATGGCCTGACCAACGACGAAGTTAAGAGCCATTTACAG AAATATCGACTATACCACCAGAGGCAGAGCCCTGAAGCTAAAGGCACCGATAGCATCCATCATGTTCCACAGTTTGTGTTAATGAGAGGCGTATGGGTTCCACCTCAGGACTCCCCAGCAGCAGTAGAAATTCCTGGTTCTGGTTCACCTACTCCTCGTGTTTACACCCCTGTGGCTGCACTGGCATCAGACTTAAgattcaagcagcagaagcctaGCATGGCACAAACAAGAGGAAAAAATAatgacgacgacgacgatgatGGTGCATCCAACTCTTCCTCTTCACAGACGACAACAGCCTCACCTCAGC GATAA
- the LOC122008298 gene encoding transcription factor NIGT1-like isoform X3, with protein MITRCLTSAPDQAMDFSCSDYVRALEEERKKIQVFRRELPLCMQLVTQAIESFRQRMDDRPVLEEFIPLKPSSSSSSKERFTDAQKSMPPPATGSSEKLDWLKSVQLWNQSAETEAEPPPPPPMKPIAVGANGGAFHPFVRENKVAAAASSNASKGDVCGGGGDGGSDDKKEGQSQSQSHKKTRRCWSPELHRRFLHALEQLGGAQVATPKQIKELMKVDGLTNDEVKSHLQKYRLYHQRQSPEAKGTDSIHHVPQFVLMRGVWVPPQDSPAAVEIPGSGSPTPRVYTPVAALASDLRFKQQKPSMAQTRGKNNDDDDDDGASNSSSSQTTTASPQRN; from the exons ATGATCACGAGGTGTTTGACCTCGGCTCCCGACCAAGCCATGGATTTTTCTTGCAGTGACTACGTCCGCGCGCTTGAGGAGGAGCGCAAGAAGATACAAGTGTTCCGTAGAGAGTTGCCTCTTTGTATGCAACTCGTCACTCAAG CCATCGAAAGCTTCAGGCAAAGGATGGATGATAGGCCTGTGCTGGAGGAGTTCATTCCGTTGAAGCCGAGCTCGTCATCGTCCTCGAAAGAGAGATTTACAGATGCTCAGAAGAGCATGCCACCGCCGGCGACCGGATCGTCTGAGAAGCTGGATTGGCTTAAGTCGGTCCAGCTGTGGAATCAGAGTGCAGAAACAGAGGCC gagcctcctcctcctcctcctatgAAGCCGATAGCAGTCGGTGCTAACGGAGGAGCATTTCATCCTTTTGTAAGAGAAAATAAAGTTGCTGCAGCGGCAAGCTCAAATGCTAGCAAAGGAGACGTTTGTGGTGGAGGAGGTGATGGTGGCAGCGATGACAAGAAGGAAGGTCAGTCTCAGTCTCAGTCTCATAAGAAGACAAGACGGTGTTGGTCGCCGGAGCTCCACCGCCGGTTTCTCCATGCCCTCGAGCAGCTCGGTGGCGCTCAAG TTGCAACGCCAAAGCAAATCAAGGAGCTAATGAAGGTGGATGGCCTGACCAACGACGAAGTTAAGAGCCATTTACAG AAATATCGACTATACCACCAGAGGCAGAGCCCTGAAGCTAAAGGCACCGATAGCATCCATCATGTTCCACAGTTTGTGTTAATGAGAGGCGTATGGGTTCCACCTCAGGACTCCCCAGCAGCAGTAGAAATTCCTGGTTCTGGTTCACCTACTCCTCGTGTTTACACCCCTGTGGCTGCACTGGCATCAGACTTAAgattcaagcagcagaagcctaGCATGGCACAAACAAGAGGAAAAAATAatgacgacgacgacgatgatGGTGCATCCAACTCTTCCTCTTCACAGACGACAACAGCCTCACCTCAGCGTAACTGA